Proteins encoded within one genomic window of Jatrophihabitans sp.:
- a CDS encoding alpha/beta hydrolase, protein MERRIGEVLINYIEHGDGVPLVALHGAGVDHREIEAAIEAIPACEGHRRIYPDLPGMGRSTASGLTCNDDVVTLLGAFIDDLGAGPVLLLGHSYGAYLARGVAAQRPDVVLGLALLCPVADRTGPVPDHQVVRCEPRAYDELEPGQRQSFDEYFVIRTPTTARRYRDHVLPGMGLVDEAALGRIFTGWTVDVGAGAFSAPALIAAGRHDSTVGYADATGLLERYPHATLAVIEGAGHALIHERPELLAPLLGDWLDRARPALA, encoded by the coding sequence ATGGAACGACGGATCGGCGAGGTCCTGATCAATTACATCGAGCACGGCGACGGCGTGCCGCTTGTCGCACTCCACGGCGCCGGTGTCGATCACCGCGAGATCGAGGCGGCGATCGAGGCCATCCCTGCCTGCGAGGGACACCGGCGGATCTACCCGGATCTGCCCGGGATGGGTCGCTCGACCGCCAGCGGCCTGACCTGCAACGACGATGTCGTGACTCTGCTCGGTGCGTTCATCGATGACCTCGGCGCAGGACCGGTGCTGCTGCTTGGGCATTCCTACGGCGCCTACCTGGCGCGTGGAGTGGCGGCCCAGCGGCCGGACGTCGTGCTGGGCCTGGCGTTGCTATGCCCCGTCGCCGACCGCACAGGACCGGTTCCCGACCACCAGGTCGTCCGTTGCGAGCCCCGCGCCTACGACGAACTCGAACCTGGGCAACGCCAGAGCTTCGATGAGTACTTCGTCATACGCACGCCGACCACCGCCCGCCGCTACCGTGACCACGTCCTGCCGGGCATGGGGCTGGTTGACGAGGCTGCGCTGGGGCGCATCTTCACGGGATGGACGGTCGACGTCGGCGCAGGCGCCTTCTCTGCGCCGGCGCTGATCGCGGCAGGACGACACGATTCGACCGTCGGGTACGCCGACGCGACCGGACTGCTGGAGCGCTATCCGCACGCCACCCTCGCAGTGATCGAAGGCGCCGGTCACGCGCTCATCCACGAGCGGCCGGAGCTGCTCGCCCCGCTTCTCGGTGACTGGCTTGACCGGGCTCGTCCAGCGCTCGCATGA
- a CDS encoding DUF2567 domain-containing protein, with amino-acid sequence MTDAVTDTDLPAPDASNARRARRSWRPLALLVAGQLLAGALVGLVWHAWAPPTLSYLVAGADGKPAFVVPQESESQIAGDGRFVLLSVLLGLVFGLLAWRLRAHRGPAVLAALAGAGVLSSVLACAVGEALSGSGPARKLNAAFAPELSLHSWPALAVQAFFAVLVYTALAGLSGDPDLQSG; translated from the coding sequence ATGACCGACGCCGTCACCGACACCGACCTGCCCGCGCCCGACGCCAGCAACGCCCGCCGCGCCCGCCGGTCCTGGCGGCCGTTGGCGTTGCTGGTGGCCGGGCAACTGCTGGCCGGCGCCCTGGTAGGCCTGGTCTGGCACGCCTGGGCGCCGCCGACCCTCTCCTATCTCGTGGCCGGCGCCGACGGCAAGCCGGCCTTCGTGGTGCCGCAGGAGAGCGAGTCCCAGATCGCCGGCGACGGCCGGTTCGTGCTGCTGTCGGTGCTGCTCGGCCTGGTGTTCGGGCTGTTGGCCTGGCGGCTGCGGGCCCACCGGGGGCCAGCAGTGCTCGCAGCCCTGGCCGGAGCCGGGGTGCTGAGCTCGGTGCTGGCCTGTGCTGTCGGCGAGGCGCTGTCCGGGTCCGGCCCCGCCCGCAAGCTCAATGCCGCGTTCGCCCCAGAGCTGAGCCTGCACTCCTGGCCGGCGCTGGCGGTCCAGGCCTTCTTCGCAGTGCTGGTCTACACCGCGCTGGCCGGGCTCAGTGGAGACCCCGACTTACAGAGTGGCTGA
- a CDS encoding LON peptidase substrate-binding domain-containing protein, with amino-acid sequence MPHPTSGKTEVLPLFPLGTVLTPGMRLSLHVFEPRYRQLVADLLNAKGAGAPEFGVVALRQGWEVGDLGDVYDVGTSARVTDVVPHADGRCDLAAIGERRFVIESLDTGAKPYLIASVHWLAEPPGAVGAGLTTSVRRALALHLRTLAALNPDLGDSLGPPAPTIDSWALSYAVAQLPSLPLLDRQTLLGIADTAARLRAGRSVLRRETELMRQLRAVPVTAATFRRDAGNS; translated from the coding sequence GTGCCTCATCCGACGTCCGGCAAGACCGAGGTGCTGCCGCTGTTCCCGCTGGGAACGGTGCTGACGCCTGGTATGCGGCTGTCGTTGCACGTCTTCGAACCCCGTTACCGCCAGCTCGTCGCCGACCTGCTCAACGCCAAAGGCGCCGGCGCCCCGGAGTTCGGAGTGGTCGCGCTGCGCCAGGGCTGGGAGGTCGGTGACCTCGGCGACGTCTACGACGTCGGCACGTCGGCCCGGGTGACCGATGTGGTGCCGCACGCCGACGGCCGCTGCGATCTGGCCGCGATCGGCGAGCGCCGGTTCGTCATCGAGTCACTGGACACCGGCGCCAAGCCCTACCTGATCGCCTCCGTCCACTGGCTGGCCGAGCCGCCGGGCGCGGTCGGCGCCGGCCTGACCACCTCGGTGCGGCGCGCGCTGGCGCTCCACCTGCGCACCCTGGCAGCGCTCAACCCCGACCTCGGGGACTCCCTCGGCCCGCCGGCGCCCACGATCGACTCCTGGGCGTTGTCCTACGCGGTGGCCCAGCTGCCCTCGCTGCCGCTGCTGGACCGCCAGACGCTGCTGGGCATCGCTGACACCGCGGCCCGGCTGCGGGCCGGCCGGTCGGTGCTGCGCCGGGAGACCGAGCTGATGCGCCAGCTCCGCGCCGTGCCGGTCACCGCGGCGACCTTCCGGCGCGACGCTGGGAACAGTTGA
- the hisD gene encoding histidinol dehydrogenase, with the protein MLRRVDLSATAASPGQLRRMLPRAAMDVSSALDAVTPLVRAVREQGYAGARAATARFDGVDVPEPRVPAEALAKALAGLDGSVRAALEESIRRVQITHAEQRRGVTDVEVAPGAMVTEKWVPVDRVGLYVPGGIAVYPSSVVMNVVPAQVAGVPSLAVCSPPQKEFGGLPHPTILAACALLGVEEVYAVGGAQAIALMAYGDPEFGIEPVDLVTGPGNVYVAAAKRLLRGVIGIDAEAGPTEIAILADRTADPAHVAADLISQAEHDPAAASVLVTDSGELADAVTAQLHEQVARTRHVERVRTALSGPQSAIVLVADLEQGLEVVNAYAAEHLEVITVEARMWAERVRHAGCVFVGAHSPVSLGDYCAGSNHVLPTGCTARHASGLSVQSFLRGVHLVEYTREALLEVAPHVLALAEAEDLPAHGAAVSARMPRP; encoded by the coding sequence GTGCTTCGCCGTGTCGACCTGTCCGCCACCGCCGCCAGCCCCGGGCAGCTCCGCCGGATGCTGCCGCGGGCCGCGATGGACGTCAGCTCGGCCCTCGACGCGGTCACCCCGCTGGTCCGGGCGGTCCGCGAGCAGGGCTACGCCGGCGCCCGGGCGGCCACCGCCCGCTTCGACGGGGTGGACGTGCCCGAGCCCCGGGTGCCGGCCGAGGCGTTGGCCAAGGCGCTGGCCGGCCTGGACGGCTCGGTGCGGGCCGCCCTGGAGGAATCCATCCGGCGGGTCCAGATCACGCACGCCGAGCAGCGCCGAGGCGTCACCGACGTCGAGGTGGCGCCGGGCGCCATGGTGACCGAGAAGTGGGTCCCGGTGGACCGGGTCGGGCTCTACGTCCCGGGCGGCATCGCGGTCTACCCGTCCTCGGTGGTGATGAACGTGGTTCCGGCCCAGGTGGCCGGGGTGCCGTCGCTGGCGGTCTGCTCACCGCCGCAGAAGGAGTTCGGCGGGCTGCCGCACCCGACGATCCTGGCGGCCTGCGCGCTGCTCGGGGTGGAGGAGGTCTACGCCGTCGGCGGCGCGCAGGCGATCGCGCTGATGGCCTACGGCGACCCTGAGTTCGGCATCGAGCCGGTGGACCTGGTGACCGGGCCGGGCAACGTCTACGTCGCGGCGGCCAAGCGCCTGCTGCGCGGGGTGATCGGGATCGACGCCGAGGCGGGCCCGACCGAGATCGCCATCCTGGCCGACCGCACCGCCGATCCGGCCCACGTCGCCGCGGACCTGATCAGCCAGGCCGAGCACGACCCGGCGGCCGCCTCGGTGCTGGTGACCGACTCCGGCGAGCTCGCCGACGCCGTGACGGCGCAGCTGCATGAGCAGGTGGCCCGCACCCGCCATGTCGAGCGGGTCCGCACCGCGCTGTCCGGGCCGCAGTCGGCGATCGTGCTGGTGGCCGATCTGGAGCAGGGCCTGGAGGTGGTCAACGCCTACGCCGCCGAGCACCTGGAGGTGATCACCGTCGAGGCGCGCATGTGGGCCGAGCGGGTCCGGCACGCCGGGTGCGTGTTCGTCGGCGCCCACTCGCCGGTCTCGCTCGGCGACTACTGCGCCGGCTCCAACCACGTGCTGCCCACTGGCTGCACCGCCCGGCACGCCTCCGGGCTGAGCGTGCAGTCCTTCCTGCGCGGCGTCCACCTGGTCGAGTACACCCGCGAGGCGCTGCTCGAGGTGGCCCCGCACGTCCTGGCCCTGGCCGAGGCAGAGGACCTGCCGGCGCACGGCGCGGCGGTCAGCGCCCGGATGCCGCGTCCATGA
- a CDS encoding histidinol-phosphate transaminase gives MPLRPELRGQAPYGAPQLDVAVRLNTNENPYPPSAKVVADIAAAVSAAAAGLNRYPDRECAELRAALAGYLVGEAGVRLGPEQLWPANGSNEVMQQLLQAFGGPGRTALSFAPTYAMYPEYARNTSTEWATGRRAADFGLDLDSAIGMISKLQPSVVLLASPNNPTGTALPQEQLRAVLDTAPGVVIVDEAYAEFRRAGVPSAMSLLADYPQLIVTRTMSKAFALAGGRLGYLAASSEVVDAVRIVRLPYHLSAVSQATALAALANSDELLGRVSELRAERDATVSWLRGLGLRAADSDANFVLFGAFADRHAVWQGLLDRGVLIRKTGPDGWLRVSIGAAEEMRAFRGALSELAAMGQLSGDPAARQVTGSTGTGSTEEDRA, from the coding sequence TTGCCGCTGCGTCCGGAGCTGCGCGGTCAGGCGCCCTACGGCGCCCCGCAGCTGGACGTGGCGGTGCGGCTGAACACCAACGAGAACCCCTACCCGCCCTCGGCCAAGGTGGTGGCCGACATCGCCGCCGCGGTGAGCGCCGCCGCGGCCGGGCTCAACCGCTACCCCGACCGGGAGTGCGCCGAGCTGCGCGCCGCGCTGGCCGGCTACCTCGTCGGCGAGGCCGGTGTGCGGCTGGGCCCGGAGCAGCTCTGGCCGGCCAACGGCTCGAACGAGGTCATGCAGCAGCTGCTGCAGGCCTTCGGCGGGCCGGGCCGCACCGCGCTGTCCTTCGCCCCGACGTACGCGATGTACCCCGAGTACGCCCGCAACACCTCCACGGAGTGGGCGACCGGGCGGCGGGCCGCCGACTTCGGCCTGGACCTGGACTCCGCGATCGGCATGATCAGCAAGCTGCAGCCGTCGGTGGTGCTGCTGGCCTCGCCGAACAACCCGACCGGGACGGCCCTGCCGCAGGAGCAGCTGCGGGCCGTCCTGGACACCGCGCCCGGGGTGGTGATCGTCGACGAGGCCTACGCCGAGTTCCGCCGGGCCGGGGTGCCCAGCGCGATGAGCCTGCTCGCCGACTACCCGCAGTTGATCGTCACCCGGACGATGAGCAAGGCGTTCGCGCTGGCCGGCGGCCGGTTGGGCTACCTGGCCGCCTCGTCGGAGGTGGTGGACGCCGTCCGGATCGTCCGGCTGCCCTACCACCTGTCCGCGGTGAGCCAGGCGACCGCGCTGGCCGCGCTGGCCAACAGCGACGAGCTGCTGGGCCGGGTCAGCGAGCTGCGGGCCGAACGGGACGCGACCGTGAGCTGGCTGCGCGGCCTGGGCCTGCGCGCGGCCGACTCCGACGCCAACTTCGTGCTGTTCGGCGCCTTCGCCGATCGGCACGCGGTGTGGCAGGGTCTGCTCGATCGGGGCGTGCTGATCCGCAAGACCGGCCCGGACGGCTGGCTGCGGGTCTCGATCGGCGCCGCCGAAGAGATGCGGGCCTTCAGGGGCGCCCTGTCAGAGTTGGCCGCGATGGGGCAGCTGAGCGGCGACCCGGCGGCGCGGCAGGTGACCGGGTCCACCGGAACCGGATCTACAGAGGAGGACCGCGCGTGA
- the hisB gene encoding imidazoleglycerol-phosphate dehydratase HisB, whose protein sequence is MGRMGRIERTTAETKVLVEIDLDGAGSADISTGVGFFDHMLGSFAKHGLFDLTAHVEGDLHIDSHHSVEDAAIALGQAFAEAAGDKAGTRRFGDAMIPMDEALVSAAVDLSGRPYLVHNEPEGAPPYLIGRDTAYATTLTRHVFESFTYHARVAMHVTVHGGRDWHHITEAQYKAVARALRAAVELDPRQSGVPSTKGVL, encoded by the coding sequence ATGGGACGCATGGGACGCATCGAGCGCACCACCGCCGAGACCAAGGTGCTGGTCGAGATCGACCTCGACGGCGCGGGCAGCGCTGACATCAGCACCGGGGTCGGGTTCTTCGACCACATGCTGGGCTCGTTCGCCAAGCACGGCCTGTTCGACCTGACCGCCCACGTCGAGGGCGACCTGCACATCGACTCCCATCACAGCGTCGAGGACGCCGCCATCGCGCTCGGCCAGGCCTTCGCCGAGGCGGCCGGCGACAAGGCCGGCACCCGGCGGTTCGGCGACGCGATGATCCCGATGGACGAGGCGCTGGTGTCGGCGGCGGTCGACCTGTCCGGCCGGCCCTACCTGGTGCACAACGAGCCAGAGGGCGCGCCGCCGTACCTGATCGGCCGCGACACCGCCTACGCCACCACCCTGACCCGGCACGTCTTCGAGTCCTTCACCTACCACGCCCGGGTGGCGATGCACGTCACCGTGCACGGCGGCCGGGACTGGCACCACATCACCGAGGCGCAGTACAAGGCGGTGGCCCGGGCGCTGCGGGCGGCGGTGGAGCTGGATCCGCGGCAGTCCGGCGTGCCCTCGACCAAGGGCGTGCTGTAG
- the hisH gene encoding imidazole glycerol phosphate synthase subunit HisH, translating to MSRVVVLDYGSGNIRSAVRALERVGADVELSADPRAAVEADGLVVPGVGAFAACMAGLRRVQAQQILTERAQAGRPVLGICVGMQVLFSAGIEHGVETPGLGLLPGRVERLNAPVIPHMGWNTVRPPAGSTLFDGVEDARFYFVHSYAVHPSADQAEQAGSGAEQAEQAGAAQTSSDHIGFAVTLAEHGEEFVAAVEAGPVSATQFHPEKSGDAGARLLANWLGSL from the coding sequence ATGAGCAGGGTGGTCGTGCTCGATTACGGCTCGGGCAACATCCGCTCGGCGGTGCGGGCGCTGGAACGGGTCGGCGCCGACGTCGAGCTGAGCGCCGACCCGCGGGCCGCGGTGGAGGCCGATGGACTGGTGGTGCCGGGCGTCGGAGCGTTCGCCGCGTGCATGGCGGGCCTGCGCCGGGTGCAGGCGCAGCAGATTTTGACCGAGCGGGCGCAAGCCGGCCGGCCGGTGCTCGGCATCTGCGTGGGCATGCAGGTGCTGTTCTCGGCCGGCATCGAGCACGGCGTCGAAACGCCGGGCCTGGGCCTGCTGCCAGGCCGGGTCGAGCGGCTCAACGCCCCGGTGATCCCGCACATGGGATGGAACACGGTGCGCCCACCGGCCGGCTCCACGCTGTTCGACGGCGTCGAGGACGCCCGGTTCTACTTCGTGCACTCCTACGCGGTGCACCCGAGCGCTGATCAGGCCGAGCAGGCCGGCTCGGGCGCTGAGCAGGCCGAGCAGGCCGGCGCTGCGCAGACCAGCTCTGACCACATCGGCTTCGCGGTCACCCTGGCCGAGCACGGCGAGGAGTTCGTCGCGGCGGTGGAGGCCGGACCGGTGTCAGCTACCCAGTTCCACCCGGAGAAGTCCGGAGACGCCGGGGCGCGACTGCTGGCCAACTGGCTGGGCAGCCTGTGA
- the priA gene encoding bifunctional 1-(5-phosphoribosyl)-5-((5-phosphoribosylamino)methylideneamino)imidazole-4-carboxamide isomerase/phosphoribosylanthranilate isomerase PriA yields the protein MTAQHRPLTLLPAVDVADGVAVRLVQGAAGTETSYGSPLQAALDWQADGAQWVHLVDLDAAFGRGDNRELLAEVTGRLDIAVELSGGIRDDDSLAAALATGCARVNLGTAALESPDWVRSAIARHGDRIAVGLDVRGTTLAARGWTSEGGDLYETIERLDRDGCARYVLTDVHRDGTLTGPNLELLRSVCAVTDRPVVASGGVSSLADLRSLAGLREIGVEGAIIGKALYAGAFTLREALAAVAAAAEG from the coding sequence ATGACCGCCCAGCATCGGCCGCTGACGCTGCTGCCGGCCGTCGACGTCGCCGACGGCGTCGCGGTCCGGCTGGTGCAGGGCGCGGCCGGCACCGAGACCTCCTACGGCAGCCCGCTGCAGGCCGCGCTGGACTGGCAGGCCGACGGCGCCCAGTGGGTGCACCTGGTGGACCTGGACGCCGCGTTCGGCCGCGGCGACAACCGCGAGCTGCTGGCCGAGGTGACCGGGCGGCTCGACATCGCCGTGGAGCTGTCCGGCGGGATCCGCGATGACGACTCACTCGCCGCGGCGCTGGCCACCGGCTGCGCGCGGGTTAACCTGGGCACCGCGGCCCTGGAGTCCCCGGACTGGGTGCGCTCGGCGATCGCCCGGCACGGCGACCGGATCGCCGTCGGCCTCGACGTCCGCGGCACGACCCTGGCGGCCCGGGGCTGGACCTCGGAGGGCGGTGACCTCTACGAGACGATCGAGCGGCTGGACCGCGACGGCTGCGCCCGTTACGTGCTGACCGACGTGCACCGCGACGGCACCCTGACCGGGCCGAACCTGGAGCTGCTGCGCTCGGTGTGCGCCGTCACCGACCGGCCGGTGGTGGCCTCCGGCGGGGTGTCCTCGCTGGCGGACCTGCGCAGCCTGGCCGGGTTGCGCGAGATCGGCGTCGAGGGCGCGATCATCGGCAAGGCGCTCTACGCCGGCGCCTTCACCCTGCGCGAGGCGCTGGCCGCGGTGGCCGCGGCGGCCGAGGGCTGA
- the hisF gene encoding imidazole glycerol phosphate synthase subunit HisF, with protein MAVAVRVIPCLDVADGRVVKGVNFTGLRDAGDPVELARRYDAEGADELTFLDITASSAGRQTTLEVVSRTAEQVFIPLTVGGGVRSVADVDALLRAGADKVGVNTAAIARPELLAEIADRFGRQVLVLSVDARRTPAGAAATESGFEVTTHGGRRGAGVDALWWAARAAELGAGEILLNSMDADGTQNGFDLELIAAVRAVVSVPVIASGGAGAARHFPPAVAAGADAVLAASVFHYQQVSIGEVKSCLAAAGVPVRLPPVAP; from the coding sequence ATGGCTGTCGCGGTGCGGGTGATCCCCTGCCTGGACGTCGCGGACGGCCGGGTGGTCAAGGGCGTCAACTTCACCGGCCTGCGCGACGCCGGCGATCCGGTGGAGCTGGCCCGCCGCTATGACGCCGAGGGCGCCGACGAGCTGACCTTTCTCGACATCACGGCGTCCTCCGCGGGCAGGCAGACCACCCTGGAGGTGGTGTCGCGGACCGCCGAGCAGGTCTTCATCCCCCTCACCGTGGGCGGCGGGGTGCGCTCGGTAGCCGACGTGGACGCGCTGCTGCGCGCGGGCGCGGACAAGGTCGGGGTCAACACCGCCGCGATCGCCCGCCCCGAGCTGCTTGCCGAGATCGCCGACCGGTTCGGCCGGCAGGTGCTGGTGCTGTCGGTGGACGCGCGCCGGACGCCGGCCGGCGCGGCGGCGACCGAGTCCGGCTTCGAGGTGACCACTCACGGCGGCCGGCGCGGCGCCGGCGTCGACGCGCTGTGGTGGGCGGCCCGAGCCGCTGAGCTCGGCGCGGGGGAGATCCTGCTGAACTCGATGGACGCCGACGGCACCCAGAACGGCTTCGACCTGGAGCTGATCGCAGCGGTCCGGGCGGTGGTGTCGGTGCCGGTGATCGCCAGCGGCGGCGCCGGCGCGGCGCGGCACTTCCCCCCGGCGGTGGCGGCCGGCGCCGACGCGGTGCTGGCGGCCAGCGTGTTCCACTACCAGCAGGTCAGCATCGGCGAGGTCAAGAGCTGCCTGGCCGCGGCCGGCGTCCCGGTCCGGCTGCCCCCAGTCGCCCCCTGA
- a CDS encoding neutral zinc metallopeptidase, with amino-acid sequence MRITARLALVAALSPLAMLLPACEPSLPRPDNTGSTSSGSRSDSQADASVRVVNDGRTEFDQQVKNAIADLQEFWRANYSKVSGGRPYPELRGGIYSVNGTEVPAAARRNACLRQDPKGAENNAFYCTADDSVVYDRDPEHLVGQLAEKYGRFMITAVVAHEWGHAMQQRLGIFDASATGERPPTIFTETQADCAAGAFIRAARDGQTEHVSVTEQELEETLLGYLQVRDPPPVSYRQISHGNGFDRLSAMADGIANGVRYCFGEEFQQREFTERPFTSDIDYAQRGNLPYADIIDPTPDSAEESTLQNELNAFWAQAAESVDKPWKDVAIRQSGDPDCPGVEQASEFDYCPSGDYVYFTDEFARQAYNSLPDKRVDRSTGELTLIDDAPADYSLGMLFVYGWSMGVRDQLFGEPIEDRDALLDASCYSGAFTASVNDGEQGFQLSPPDMDEATSAVIKLVPSPKAYGAHETTALQRIQRFTQGYFGGLSDC; translated from the coding sequence GTGAGGATCACAGCCCGCCTGGCGCTCGTAGCGGCGCTATCACCGCTGGCCATGCTGTTGCCGGCCTGCGAACCGTCGCTGCCCAGGCCCGACAACACCGGCTCGACCTCCAGCGGCTCGCGGTCGGACTCGCAGGCCGACGCCTCCGTCCGGGTCGTCAACGACGGGCGCACCGAGTTCGACCAGCAGGTCAAGAACGCCATCGCAGACCTGCAGGAGTTCTGGCGCGCCAATTACTCCAAGGTCTCCGGCGGCCGGCCCTACCCGGAGCTGCGCGGCGGGATCTACTCGGTCAACGGGACTGAAGTCCCCGCCGCGGCCAGGCGCAACGCCTGCCTGCGCCAGGACCCGAAAGGCGCCGAGAACAACGCCTTCTACTGCACCGCTGACGACTCGGTGGTCTATGACCGCGACCCCGAGCACCTGGTGGGCCAGCTGGCTGAGAAGTACGGCCGGTTCATGATCACCGCGGTGGTCGCGCACGAGTGGGGGCACGCCATGCAGCAGCGGCTGGGGATCTTCGACGCCTCGGCCACCGGCGAGCGCCCGCCCACCATCTTCACCGAGACCCAGGCCGACTGCGCCGCCGGGGCGTTCATCCGCGCCGCCCGGGACGGTCAGACCGAGCACGTCTCGGTCACCGAGCAGGAGCTGGAGGAGACCCTGCTGGGCTACCTGCAGGTGCGTGACCCGCCCCCGGTGAGCTACCGGCAGATCTCGCACGGCAACGGCTTCGACCGGCTCTCGGCGATGGCCGACGGGATCGCCAACGGGGTGAGGTACTGCTTCGGCGAGGAGTTCCAGCAGCGGGAGTTCACCGAGCGCCCGTTCACCTCCGACATCGACTACGCCCAGCGCGGCAACCTGCCCTACGCCGACATCATCGACCCGACGCCGGACTCTGCCGAGGAGTCGACCCTGCAGAACGAGCTGAACGCCTTCTGGGCCCAGGCGGCGGAATCGGTGGACAAGCCCTGGAAGGACGTGGCGATACGCCAGAGCGGTGATCCGGACTGCCCGGGTGTCGAGCAGGCCAGCGAGTTCGACTACTGCCCGTCCGGGGACTACGTCTACTTCACCGACGAGTTCGCCAGGCAGGCCTACAACAGCCTGCCGGACAAGCGGGTGGACCGCTCCACCGGCGAGCTGACGCTGATCGACGACGCGCCGGCGGACTACTCGCTGGGCATGCTGTTCGTCTACGGCTGGAGCATGGGGGTGCGCGATCAGCTGTTCGGCGAGCCGATCGAGGACCGGGACGCCCTGCTGGACGCCAGCTGCTACAGCGGCGCCTTCACCGCCTCGGTCAACGACGGAGAGCAGGGCTTTCAGCTCTCACCGCCGGACATGGACGAGGCCACCTCGGCGGTGATCAAGCTGGTGCCCTCGCCGAAGGCCTACGGCGCGCACGAGACCACCGCGCTGCAGCGCATCCAGCGCTTCACCCAGGGCTACTTCGGCGGGCTGTCCGACTGCTGA
- a CDS encoding MFS transporter, with protein MIEASTDSPAATSGASRRATLAIFALAIGGFAIGTGEFVSMGLLPNIADGVGISIPQGGHVISAYALGVMIGAPLIAAFGARLPRKRLLWWLMAAFVLGNLASALAPGYSSLLIARFLSGLPHGAFFGIGALVGASLVPPNRRAWAVSMMLTGLTVANVVGVPLTTLVGQRWGWRWPYGLVGVLGMLTLAAVLLWIPSRPAEQGLTMRTELSALRHRQVWLALLTGTVGFGGMFATYSYITPTMTSLAKVSPTAVTGLLAVYGLGMTVGVVLGGRLADRSLMPSLYGGLIGTAVVLFGFGYAVRTKPGAVLAVFVFGVAGSVLVPILQTRLMDVAREGQSLAAALNHSTLNLANALGAWIGGLVLDQGLGYEWPSRVGGVLALAGLAIALFSGRLDAVAARRAAVAAEQGWPHARFTPAGAGPAGGQE; from the coding sequence GTGATTGAAGCGTCAACCGATTCACCGGCAGCCACCTCCGGCGCCAGCAGGCGTGCCACGCTGGCGATCTTCGCCCTGGCCATCGGCGGCTTCGCGATCGGCACCGGCGAGTTCGTCTCGATGGGGCTGCTGCCCAACATCGCCGACGGCGTGGGAATCTCGATTCCGCAGGGCGGCCACGTCATCTCCGCCTACGCCCTCGGCGTGATGATCGGCGCGCCGCTGATCGCGGCTTTCGGCGCCCGGCTGCCCCGCAAGCGGCTGCTCTGGTGGCTGATGGCGGCGTTCGTCCTGGGCAACCTGGCCTCGGCGCTGGCGCCGGGCTACTCCAGCCTGCTGATCGCCCGGTTCCTCTCCGGCCTGCCGCACGGGGCGTTCTTCGGGATCGGCGCGCTTGTCGGGGCGTCCCTGGTGCCCCCCAACCGGCGCGCCTGGGCGGTGTCGATGATGCTCACCGGCCTGACCGTGGCCAACGTCGTCGGCGTTCCGCTGACGACCCTGGTCGGCCAGCGATGGGGTTGGCGCTGGCCCTATGGGCTGGTCGGAGTGCTGGGCATGCTCACGCTGGCCGCGGTGCTGCTCTGGATCCCGTCGCGGCCGGCCGAGCAAGGCCTGACGATGCGCACCGAGCTCAGCGCGCTGCGGCACCGCCAGGTGTGGCTGGCGCTGCTGACCGGCACCGTCGGGTTCGGCGGCATGTTCGCCACGTACTCCTACATCACGCCGACCATGACCAGCCTGGCCAAGGTCAGCCCGACCGCCGTGACCGGCCTGCTGGCCGTCTACGGCCTGGGCATGACGGTGGGGGTGGTGCTCGGCGGCCGGCTGGCCGACCGGTCGCTGATGCCCAGCCTGTACGGCGGGCTGATCGGCACCGCCGTGGTGCTGTTCGGCTTCGGCTACGCGGTGCGCACCAAGCCCGGCGCCGTGCTGGCCGTGTTCGTCTTCGGTGTCGCCGGCTCGGTGCTGGTGCCGATCCTGCAGACCCGGTTGATGGACGTGGCACGCGAGGGCCAGTCCCTGGCGGCGGCGTTGAACCACTCGACGTTGAACCTGGCCAACGCCCTGGGCGCCTGGATCGGCGGCCTGGTGCTCGATCAGGGCTTGGGCTACGAGTGGCCCAGCCGGGTCGGCGGCGTGCTGGCGCTGGCCGGGCTGGCCATCGCGCTGTTCTCGGGCCGGCTGGACGCCGTCGCCGCGCGGCGCGCCGCGGTTGCGGCGGAACAGGGTTGGCCCCACGCTAGGTTCACACCGGCCGGCGCCGGCCCGGCAGGCGGACAGGAGTGA